From a single Accipiter gentilis chromosome 10, bAccGen1.1, whole genome shotgun sequence genomic region:
- the LOC126043426 gene encoding ankyrin repeat domain-containing protein 40-like, producing the protein MSGAAEARELEERLREAAALGDVEEVRRLLGAGADINSRNEINGWTCLHWACKRNHAQVVSCLLGAGADKQILTAKGELAAQLTSKPDIRKILGEEEPECQGVKDLSLPIVANYLANPPFPYVYTEESIPDSLAESQNESASTSSASQCETSPCSSATQVESIRTPTSCNSEDDFPALDAAEQLPALSATIAAPKSIKPEVQNGPVCQPPLPHSRGLFSPVASKQAVPLQSDSSPTGPAPTFQPFFFTGTFPYNMQELVLKVRVQNLRDNDFIEIELDRQELTYQDLLRVSCCELGVNPEQVEKIRKLPNTLVRKDKDVARLQDFQELELVLVKSDSSPFRNAASTLTERPCYNSRASKLTY; encoded by the exons ATGAGCGGCGCCGCGGAGGCGCGGGAGCTGGAGGAGCGGctgcgggaggcggcggcgctgGGGGACGTGGAGGAGGTGCGGCGGCTGCTGGGCGCGGGGGCGGACATCAACTCCCGCAACGAGATCAACGGCTG GACCTGTTTGCACTGGGCCTGTAAGCGGAACCATGCTCAAGTGGTGTCCTGCCTGCTGGGTGCTGGTGCAGATAAGCAGATCCTCACGGCTAAAGGAGAGCTGGCTGCACAGTTAACTTCGAAACCAGACATCCGGAAGATTTTGGGAG AGGAAGAACCTGAATGTCAAGGAGTGAAGGATTTAAGTTTGCCAATTGTTGCAAACTACTTGGCCAACCCGCCGTTCCCTTACGTTTACACTGAAGAAAGCATTCCAGACAGCTTGGCAGAATCCCAGAATGAAAGTGCTTCCACCTCTTCTGCTTCCCAGTGTGAAACTAGTCCTTGTTCATCAGCAACTCAGGTTGAAAGCATACGCACACCTACGTCATGCAACAGCGAAGATGATTTCCCTGCACTAGACGCTGCAGAACAGCTGCCCGCCCTGTCAGCAACTATCGCAGCACCAAAATCCATCAAGCCTGAAGTACAGAACGGCCCCGTTTGCCAGCCGCCCTTGCCTCACAGCAGAGGTCTGTTCTCTCCGGTAGCATCCAAACAGGCTGTACCTCTGCAAAGCGACAGTTCACCTACAGGTCCCGCGCCGACGTTTCAGCCCTTTTTCTTTACTGGAACTTTCCCATATAACATGCAAG AACTTGTGCTTAAGGTGAGAGTCCAGAATCTCAGAGACAATGACTTCATTGAAATTGAACTGGACAGACAAGAACTGACCTATCAAGATCTGCTCCGAGTGAGTTGCTGTGAATTGGGTGTTAATCCGGAACAAGTAGAGAAGATCAGAAAATTACCTAATACACTAGTAAGAAAG GACAAGGATGTTGCCAGACTTCAGGACTTCCAAGAGCTGGAGTTAGTTCTTGTGAAAAGTGACAGCTCTCCTTTCAGAAATGCTGCATCAACTTTGACTGAGAGACCGTGCTACAACAGCAGAGCATCAAAGCTGACTTACTGA